One Spinacia oleracea cultivar Varoflay chromosome 4, BTI_SOV_V1, whole genome shotgun sequence DNA segment encodes these proteins:
- the LOC110788245 gene encoding fasciclin-like arabinogalactan protein 9, with amino-acid sequence MASSLGLPLVVIVAAALACSQCLGQSPTAPGPAPAGPVNLTAILEKAGQYTTFMRLLTSTQVGIQIANQVNTSTEGMTVFAPTDNAFQNLKPGTLNGLSTQEQVQLILYHVLSKFNNFDNFETISNPVRTQATGQDGEAFSLTIVSIGNRQVNVSSGMVTTQLNNALRENFPLAVYQVDKVLLPPALFGAKSPKSSPATSATKPKTGDSKSDQAQSPATHSADTEAPANGVYGFKTMGIGFLAMVGTLTTALLF; translated from the coding sequence atggCCTCCTCCCTTGGTCTCCCCCTTGTCGTCATAGTAGCTGCAGCACTCGCCTGCAGCCAATGTTTAGGTCAGTCCCCAACGGCCCCTGGTCCTGCACCAGCGGGCCCTGTAAACCTTACTGCTATCCTAGAAAAGGCAGGGCAGTATACAACATTCATGCGGCTTCTGACCTCTACCCAGGTAGGCATCCAGATAGCCAACCAGGTAAATACCTCAACAGAAGGCATGACAGTCTTTGCCCCTACCGACAACGCCTTCCAAAATCTTAAACCAGGTACGCTCAATGGTCTTTCAACCCAAGAACAAGTACAACTTATCCTTTACCATGTCCTCTCAAAGTTCAACAACTTTGATAACTTTGAGACTATCAGTAACCCAGTAAGAACCCAAGCCACAGGCCAAGATGGTGAGGCTTTCTCGCTTACCATTGTTTCCATTGGTAACCGTCAGGTTAATGTGTCATCTGGTATGGTCACTACACAGCTGAACAATGCCTTGAGAGAAAACTTCCCTTTGGCTGTTTATCAGGTGGACAAGGTGTTGTTGCCTCCAGCATTGTTTGGAGCTAAGTCTCCTAAGAGTTCTCCAGCAACTTCTGCAACTAAACCTAAGACCGGTGACTCTAAGTCAGACCAAGCTCAAAGTCCAGCAACTCATTCAGCTGATACTGAAGCCCCTGCCAATGGAGTCTATGGTTTCAAAACTATGGGAATCGGATTTCTTGCTATGGTTGGAACTCTTACCACTGCCTTGCTTTTCTAA